A stretch of Carassius auratus strain Wakin unplaced genomic scaffold, ASM336829v1 scaf_tig00031959, whole genome shotgun sequence DNA encodes these proteins:
- the LOC113080753 gene encoding dimethylglycine dehydrogenase, mitochondrial-like: MSRILNTFNALVRRDLRRKSLRVPARSLATDDGDPPGLLGKRLKDSAETVVIGGGCVGVSVAYHLAKAGQKDVVLLEKSELTAGSTWHAAGLTTYYHPGINLKKIHYYSIKLFEQLEAETGQAVGFHQPGSIRLASTPVRVDELKYQMTRTHWHPTPQFLIGPEKIQQLFPLLNMDKVLAGLYNPGDGHIDPYSLTMALAAGARMYGAQIYCPAPVTGLTPTADGRWDVQTPHGTIRANRIVNATGFWARELGQMIGLPHPTIPVHHQYVVTATVPEVKALETELPVIRDLEGSYYLRQERDGLLFGPYEKEEKMKLQDSWVRDGVPPGFGKELFESDLDRIMDHVERAMEMVPVLKNADIINIVSGPITYTPDLLPMIGPHQGARNYWTAIGFGYGIIHSGGVGKFLSDWIVSGEPPYDLIECDPNRYAHWTSVPYLCAKARESYGFNNVVGYPKEERFAGRPTDRVSGVYERLKDTCSMGFHAGWEQPHYFHKPGDDTGYKPSFRRTNWFGPVGRECKLVMEGVGVIDLSPFGKFIVKGEDSHRLLDRLFANTLPKVGQTNISHMLTPWGRVYAEVTVTQTAPGEFLLITGSGSELHDLRWIEREVCDSGYRVSVSNVTDEMGVLGVAGPKSRAVLQKLTDEDMSDTAFRFLHCRSMQLAGVPLRAIRISYTGELGWELYMDMQKMSAVYEALMEAGRDENIDNFGTYAMNSLRLEKGFRAWGAEMNCDTNPLEAGLDYFIKLNKPAEFLGKQALLEIRAQGLSRRLVFLTLHTDDIDPEGNETVWHNGEVVGNTTSGSYSYTTQQSLAFAYLPLHLLHVGQKVEVELLGQRYPATVTQEPLVPTEPTRTRLQKKNRSV; the protein is encoded by the exons ATGTCGCGGATATTAAACACGTTTAACGCTCTCGTGAGGCGAGACTTGAGGAGAAAATCACTGCGCGTTCCTGCGCGGAGCCTCGCGACAGATGACGG AGACCCCCCCGGGCTTCTGGGGAAGCGTCTGAAGGACTCGGCGGAGACGGTGGTCATCGGTGGCGGGTGTGTCGGGGTCAGTGTGGCTTATCATCTGGCCAAAGCCGGACAGAAGGACGTGGTGCTGCTGGAAAAATCCGAGCTGACGGCCGGATCCACATGGCACGCG GCGGGACTCACCACATACTATCATCCAGGCATTAATCTGAAGAAGATTCATTATTACAGCATTAAACTCTTCGAGCAGCTGGAGGCCGAGACGGGACAG GCCGTGGGCTTCCATCAGCCCGGCAGCATCAGACTGGCGTCCACTCCGGTCCGCGTGGACGAACTCAAATATCAGATGACCAGAACACACTGGCACCCGACGCCACAGTTCCTCATCGGCCCCGAGAAGATCCAGCAGCTCTTCCCTCTGCTCAACATGGACAAG GTGTTGGCGGGTCTCTATAATCCGGGTGACGGTCACATCGACCCGTATTCCCTGACCATGGCTCTGGCGGCGGGAGCGCGAATGTACGGCGCTCAGATCTATTGTCCCGCTCCTGTCACAGGCCTCACGCCGACCGCCGACGGCAGATGGGACGTCCAGACGCCACATGGAACCATCCGAGCCAATCGCATCGTCAATGCCACAG GGTTCTGGGCGCGTGAGCTGGGTCAGATGATCGGGCTCCCACACCCCACCATCCCAGTGCATCACCAGTACGTGGTCACGGCGACGGTTCCCGAGGTGAAGGCGCTGGAGACGGAGCTTCCTGTGATCCGGGATCTGGAGGGCTCGTATTACCTGCGTCAGGAGCGAGACGGCCTGCTGTTTGGACCCTACGAGAAGGAGGAGAAGATGAAGCTGCAGGACTCGTGGGTCAGAGACGGAGTTCCTCCAG GTTTCGGTAAGGAGCTGTTTGAGTCCGATCTGGACCGGATCATGGATCATGTGGAGAGGGCAATGGAGATGGTCCCTGTCCTGAAGAACGCTGACATCATCAACATTGTGTCCGGACCGATCACATACACACCTGACCTGCTGCCCATGATCGGACCACACCAGGGGGCCAGAAACTACTGGACGGCCATCGGCTtcgg GTATGGTATCATTCACTCTGGAGGAGTGGGGAAGTTTCTGAGCGACTGGATCGTGAGCGGAGAGCCGCCGTACGACCTGATCGAGTGTGACCCCAACCGCTACGCTCACTGGACCAGCGTCCCGTACCTGTGCGCCAAAGCCAGAGAGTCCTACGGCTTCAACAACGTGG TGGGTTACCCGAAGGAGGAGCGCTTCGCCGGACGCCCGACTGACCGGGTCAGCGGCGTCTATGAGCGGCTGAAGGACACATGCTCCATGGGTTTCCACGCAGGATGGGAGCAGCCGCATTACTTCCACAAACCTGGAGACGACACGGGATACAA ACCCAGCTTCAGAAGGACGAACTGGTTCGGGCCGGTCGGCCGCGAGTGTAAACTGGTGATGGAGGGCGTGGGTGTGATTGACCTTTCACCTTTTGGGAAGTTCATCGTTAAAGGAGAGGATTCGCACCGGCTGCTGGACCGACTGTTCGCCAACACACTGCcaaag GTGGGTCAAACCAACATCAGTCACATGTTGACCCCATGGGGGCGTGTCTACGCCGAGGTCACAGTTACCCAGACTGCACCTGGAGAGTTTCTGCTCATCACAGGATCTGGGTCGGAGCTGCACGATCTGCG gtggATCGAGCGCGAGGTGTGTGACAGCGGGTATCGTGTGAGCGTCTCTAATGTGACGGATGAGATGGGTGTTTTGGGTGTCGCTGGACCGAAGTCACGAGCGGTTCTCCAGAAGCTGACAGATGAAGACATGAGTGACACGGCCTTCAGATTCCTGCACTGCAGGTCCATGCAGCTCGCCGGCGTCCCCCTCCGCGCCATACGCATATCCTACACAG gtgagcTGGGTTGGGAGCTCTACATGGACATGCAGAAGATGTCAGCGGTGTACGAGGCGCTGATGGAAGCAGGACGAGACGAGAACATCGATAACTTCGGCACATACGCCATGAACTCCCTGAGACTGGAGAAGGGCTTCAGAGCCTGGGGAGCTGag atGAACTGTGACACGAATCCTCTAGAAGCTGGTTTGGACTATTTCATCAAACTCAATAAG ccggCTGAGTTCCTGGGTAAGCAGGCTCTGCTGGAGATCAGGGCTCAGGGTTTGAGCCGGCGGCTGGTGTTCCTCACGCTGCACACAGACGACATCGACCCGGAGGGAAACGAGACGGTCTGGCACAACGGAGAG GTGGTGGGGAACACTACATCAGGATCGTACAGCTACACCACGCAGCAGAGCCTGGCCTTCGCTTACCTGCCCCTGCACCTGCTCCACGTGGGGCAGAAGGTGGAGGTGGAGCTTCTGGGTCAGAGATACCCGGCCACGGTCACTCAGGAGCCGCTGGTGCCCACAGAACCCACTAGAACCCGTCTGCAGAAGAAGAACCGGAGCGTCTGA